CCTGGTCGACTCACTGCTGGCCCAGTCAGGCATTTTTCGTGACAACGAAGCAGTTCCCACCTGCGTCATGGATTCCAACGACCTGGAGCGCGAGCGCGGAATCACCATCCTTTCCAAAAACACGGCTGTCACCTACAACGACACCCGAATCAATATTGTTGACACCCCAGGACACGCTGATTTCGGTGGTGAAGTCGAGCGTGTGCTCGGAATGGTGGACGGTTGCCTTCTGATCGTTGACGCCAATGAAGGTCCGATGCCTCAGACACGATTCGTGCTGAAAAAGGCACTCGAACAGGGTCTGAGGCCCATTGTTTTTGTGAACAAGATCGATCGTGCTCGGGTTGATCCTGAGACTGCTGTCGACAAGGTGCTTGATCTGTTCCTCGAGCTGGGCGCCGACGACGACCAGTGTGATTTCCCTTATCTGTTCGGAAGTGGCCTGGGCGGATTCGCCAAGCCCGATATGAAAACCGAGAGCGACACCATGCGTCCGCTCTTCGATGCGATTCTGCGCCATGTTCCACCTCCGGTGGGCGATTCCACCAAGCCTCTCCAGCTTCAGATCACTACGCTTGATTACTCCGATTTTCTTGGTCGGATCATCATTGGCCGTGTGCACAACGGCGTGATCAAGCAGGGTCAGAATGCTGTTCTGATCAAAGATGACGGCAACCTCAAGAAGGGGAGGATCAGCAAACTGCTTGGTTTTGAAGGTTTGCAGCGGGTTGAAATCGCTGAAGCCAGTGCCGGTGATCTGGTGGCTGTGGCCGGGTTCGACGAGGTCAACATCGGCGAGACGATTGCCTGTCCCGATGAACCCAAGGCTCTGCCACTCATCAAGGTTGATGAGCCCACCCTGCAGATGACCTTTGTGGTCAACGACTCACCCTTTGCAGGCAAAGAAGGCAAGTTCGTGACCAGCCGTCAGGTGCGCGACCGTCTCCAGCGAGAGCTGTTGACCAACGTTGCACTCCGGGTTGAAGACACGGATTCACCTGACCGATTTGCAGTGAGCGGTCGCGGTGAGCTGCACCTCGGCATCCTCATCGAAACCATGCGTCGCGAGGGTTACGAATTCCAGGTGTCGCAGCCACAGGTGATTTTCAGGACCATCGACGGCACACCCTGTGAGCCTGTCGAGACCCTTGTGATGGATGTTCCTGAAGCAGCTGTGGGAAGTTGCATTGAAAAACTGGGATCACGCAAGGCTGAGATGCAGAACATGGAAACCAGTTCTGATGGGCGAACACAGCTGGAATTTGTTGTTCCTTCACGGGGCCTGATCGGTTTCCGCGGTGAATTCATTCGCGCCACCCGTGGTGAAGGGATCATGAGCCATTCCTTTTTTGAATACCGGCCAATGACGGGTGATTTCGACACCCGCCGAAACGGTGTTCTGATCGCATTTGAGGAAGGAACTGCCACCTTCTATGCCCTCAAGAACGCTGAAGATCGCGGCCAGTTCTTCATTGCCCCGGGAACCAAGGTCTACAAAGGCATGATCATCGGCGAGAACAATCGCCCTCAGGATCTAGAGATCAATGTCTGCAAGTCGAAGCAGCTCACCAACATGCGTTCCGCCGGTGCTGAAGAACTCGACACCCTGCAGGCTCCCGTGCAGATGACGCTCGAACGCGCCCTTGAATACATCGGTCCCGGCGAAATGCTCGAGGTCACTCCGGAATCGATTCGTCTGCGCAAACTGCCTGCGAAGAAGATGGCCAAGCGTTGAGTCCGGCTGACGATCCCCGTTTCCCGCAGGCTCTGGAGCTGTTCAACTCCGGAGCCTGGTACGAGGCCCACGATGCCTTTGAGGAGATCTGGCACGAACAGATCGATCCCGATCGCAAGTTGATTCAGGCGATTGTGCAGATCGCTGTCGCGCATGTGCACCTCGAACGGGGCAATACACGCGGAGCCACCATTCTTCTCGGTGAGGGTATCGGTCGCCTCAGACCCTCATTACCCACTGCTCTGGGGCTTGACCTCACGGCGTTGCATAAGGCGGTCGCTGACCGCCTGAGCGCCCTTCAGTCCGGCTCGGACCCAGAGGTTCTTCCGCCACCCCGACTGCTTGCAGCGGAGTGATTCGTGGGACCATGACACATCCTTTCCTCAGCGCCTGGGCCGATCGTGTTCCTTCCGTTTCAGCGATCGATAACCGTGCTCCGTGGTTGCTTGAGCTTTTGCGCGGGTCTGGTTCTTGCCATGGCAGGACCTTCGCTGGCACAGGAGTTTGTCGCGCCTCTGGAGGGTCCACCGTCGGACGATGGTCTGATCACCATCGAATCCGACAGCCAGACGGCTGACAACATCACGGGTGTGGTCACCGCCATCGGCAATGTCCGCATCGTTTACCCCTCGCGCGGAATGGTGGCGACGTCCCGTCAAGCTCAGTATTTCAGTCGCGAGGGGCGCCTGGTGCTGAGTGGTGATGTCGACGTCGTGCAGGAAGATGGCAGCTCACTCAGGGCAGAACGTGTGACCTACAACCTTGAGGATGAACGGGCTGTGGCTGTACCGCCGAGTGGCGAGCAGGTTCGCTCCACCATGATCCTGCGCCCTGATCAGCCAGGGCAGACCCCGCTGACGCCATGAGTCTCAGTCTCAATCGGGTCTCTCTCTCCCTGGGAGGTCGACCTCTGGTGAAAGACCTCACGCTGACGCTGGAACCGGGTGAAGTGATTGGTCTTCTAGGCCCTAACGGTGCTGGTAAAACCACAAGTTTCAACCTTGTCATCGGCCTGCTCAAGCCCGATCAGGGAGAGGTCTTGATGGATGGACATCCCGTTGCCAGCCTCTCGATGCCTGAGAGGGCACGACTCGGGATCGGTTATCTGCCCCAGGAACCCAGTGTTTTCAGACAATTAACGGTACGGGAGAACCTGGAGCTCGTGCTGTCACAGACCGGTCTTGCCAAGCCTCAGGCCCGTGAACGCCTGCATCAACTGATCGACGATTTTCATCTGCAGCCGTTTCTGAATCGCAAGGGTTTCCAGCTGTCCGGTGGCGAACGTCGTCGTTGTGAGGTGGCCCGTGCCCTGGCGGTCGGCCTTGAAGGACCGCGTTATTTGCTGTTGGATGAGCCTTTTGCCGGTGTGGATCCTCTGGCAGTGGCTGACCTGCAGCAACTGATTCAGGCGTTGCGTCAACGGGGGATGGGAATTCTGATCACCGATCACAACGTGAGGGAAACCCTGTCGATCACGGATCGGGCCTACATCCTCACGGACGGCAGCGTTCTGGCTTCAGGGCTCTCGGATCAGGTGGCATCGGATCCTCTGGTGCGCCGTCATTACCTCGGCGAGGGATTTCAGCTGTGATCGAGGCTTTGATTCAGAGAATTCAAACTCAACTGCGCAGGATTCCGCTCCTTGATCGCTGGCTGCTCGGCGAGTTGATCGGCCCCCTTCTGTTCGCCATCGCCATGTTCACAGTGCTCGCCATCACTGTGGGGGCGCTGTTCGAGCTGGTTCGTCTGATTTCTGAAAAAAATCTGCCTGTGCTGATTGCCATACAGGTGTTGTTGCAGCGTCTGCCCAGCTTCCTGGTGCTTTCTTTCCCGATGGCCACCCTGTTTGCCACGTTGCTGGCTTATGGCCGACTCTCGAGCAACAGTGAACTCACAGCCCTGCGCAGTGTTGGTGTCACCTCAACACGCATGATTATTCCTGCGTTGGTGTTGGCTTTTCTGATGACCAACCTCACCTTTCTGTTCAACGACGTGTTGGTGCCGCGAAGTAACCGGTTGGCGGAAGTGACCCTGAGCAGTGCTCTTGGCAGGGCTATCTCCACTGAGAAAGGTAACAACATCATCTATCCACGCTTTGGGCGTGTGCAGGAACCTGATGGTTCGTCCAGCAAAGGTCTGCTTCAGCTCTTCTATGCGGGCAAATTCGAAGACGGAATCATGACCCGGGTCACCCTGCTTGATTTCTCAAGGGTCGGCTTCACTCAGATGTTGCTGGCTGAAAGAGGCCAATGGAATGAACAGGAAGCGAAGTGGGAATTTTTGAATGGTCAGATCCTTACGTTGACCCCATCAGGAAGCACCACTTCTGCCGATTTTGATCGGTATTTGTACCCGCTTAGTGCAGCACCGATCAGGATCGCCCAACTGCCGAAGGATGCACGCAACATGACCGTGGCTGAGGCGTTGCAGGCCGAGCAGCTACTTCAGAACTCCGGTGATTTGAAGGGCGCAAGGAAATTGCAGGTTCGGATCCAGGAGAAATTCACTTTTCCCATGGCGTGCCTTGTTTTCGGGTTGATTGGAGCAAGCCTTGGCTCTAAACCAAATAATCGAACCAATCGAGGTCAGGGTTTTGCGCTCAGCATCGTGATGATTTTGACGTATTACCTGCTTGCTTCAAGCTTCAGTGCACTGGGTGTCAAAGGAACACTGACACCAATACTGGCTGCTTGGAGCCCGATCCTGATCTGCCTCGGCGGTGGCGGTTTCTTACTCAGACAGGCCAGTCGATGAGTCAGACCGTCAGAATCAACACCAGTGAGTCCTCTGCTTGAGGTATTGGATGGGCTTTTCCGGTCTGGAAGCGATCGTCTCCGAACCCGTTCTGCTTCTGGGTCTGATGGCCTTTGCGCTTCTGCTGGCAGCACTCCCCTGGAGTTTCTGGGCTCTGTCCAACGGTCGTAGCTCGAGCGGTGTCCGCTCACTGATCGCACTGTCCAACCTGTTGCTGACCGCCCAGCTTGTGCTGCGCTGGTGGCAATCCGGACATTTTCCGATCAGCAACCTCTACGAGTCGCTTTGTTTTCTCGCCTGGGCCTGCACACTCACCCAGCTGCTGGTCGAACGCAACTGGTCCTCGCCATTGGTGGCAGCTGCCGCCACACCGATGGGGCTTGGCTGTATCGCCTTTGCCAGTTTCGCACTCCCTGACCAGCTCCAGCAGGCATCACCACTTGTGCCTGCTCTGCGCAGCAGCTGGCTGGTGATGCATGTGAGTGTGATCATGGTCAGTTATGCGGCACTCATGGTGGGTTCACTGCTTTCCGTTGCGGTGTTGCTGACAGACCGTGGAGAGGAACTGGAACTCCGCAGCAGCTCCATTGGAACCGGCGCTTATCGGCGACCAAAGGTTCTGGCCACAGAAGGAGGTGTTGCTGTGCAAAATCCACCGGAAGTTCAGCTTTCATCCATTCATTTCAGTCGCACTGAACAGCTCGACAGCCTGAGTTATCGCACGATCACGGTCGGTTTTCTGTTGCTCACAGTGGGCATCATCAGCGGTGCCGTCTGGGCGAATGAGGCCTGGGGAAGCTGGTGGAGCTGGGACCCGAAGGAAACCTGGGCGTTGATTTGTTGGCTGGTGTATGCCGCCTATCTCCATACCCGTCTCAGTCGCGGCTGGCAGGGTCGTCGTCCGGCACTGGTTGCGGCATCAGGTCTGGTGGTGATTGTTGTGTGTTACATCGGGGTCAATCTGCTGGGCATCGGTTTGCACAGTTATGGCTGGTTTTTTGGATAACGGGTAAATACAGGTTTTGGGTTTTGCCCAGTTTTGACCACCCGCTTGATTGAAAGGGGAAACCGTCTTAGGAGTAATTCCTCTGTACTGTGTGGCAAGACCAAGGACCTCTGAGTTCGTTGAAGTGATCCCTTGCAGTGGCCTGGAGATCTACGAGCACAAGGGAAGGAGTTGCCTTGGAGTCAGGAGATACGACAGGAACGCTGGGCGATACATCACTCGATCAACTGGTCAACACACAGTTGAAGAGGCTCGTGCATAGGCGCTGGAGAACCTTCAGATGATCTTCAGTGAGGAGTTACAGGAGAGGGGTGGGAGTACCCCTATGGCCTATGGCTATTGATGATCAACACATTGATGTAATGAGTGAGGGGTAGGGGATAGGGGCCACTCACAACACTTGTCTGTGGTGGTCACACACAAGGGTGTGAGCCATACGCCAGACCACTAGTGACATTTTTCTTGATGTTCTGAACCAGCTTTGTGTTTGAATTCCGAGTTGTGTTTCGGAGAAGAAACAAGATGTCATAGATTATCTCCGCATCCATCTGATGCACATCCGCCAAACGGGCTATTTTTGGATGCAACGGAGTGTTTTGTATAAGTCTCTTACTGAGTTCTTCTCATATCTTGCCTAAGCTATAAATTTTATATCCACCCGAGCCAGTCAAGACCGATCTCTGAGTTCGCTCAAACCCAAAATTTTCCCGGCCAGCATTTCTGACCTCCAGACCTGTTTAGGTGGTAGATGGAATAGAGA
Above is a window of Synechococcus sp. BIOS-E4-1 DNA encoding:
- the typA gene encoding translational GTPase TypA codes for the protein MSAQQKAIRNIAIIAHVDHGKTTLVDSLLAQSGIFRDNEAVPTCVMDSNDLERERGITILSKNTAVTYNDTRINIVDTPGHADFGGEVERVLGMVDGCLLIVDANEGPMPQTRFVLKKALEQGLRPIVFVNKIDRARVDPETAVDKVLDLFLELGADDDQCDFPYLFGSGLGGFAKPDMKTESDTMRPLFDAILRHVPPPVGDSTKPLQLQITTLDYSDFLGRIIIGRVHNGVIKQGQNAVLIKDDGNLKKGRISKLLGFEGLQRVEIAEASAGDLVAVAGFDEVNIGETIACPDEPKALPLIKVDEPTLQMTFVVNDSPFAGKEGKFVTSRQVRDRLQRELLTNVALRVEDTDSPDRFAVSGRGELHLGILIETMRREGYEFQVSQPQVIFRTIDGTPCEPVETLVMDVPEAAVGSCIEKLGSRKAEMQNMETSSDGRTQLEFVVPSRGLIGFRGEFIRATRGEGIMSHSFFEYRPMTGDFDTRRNGVLIAFEEGTATFYALKNAEDRGQFFIAPGTKVYKGMIIGENNRPQDLEINVCKSKQLTNMRSAGAEELDTLQAPVQMTLERALEYIGPGEMLEVTPESIRLRKLPAKKMAKR
- a CDS encoding DUF309 domain-containing protein, encoding MSPADDPRFPQALELFNSGAWYEAHDAFEEIWHEQIDPDRKLIQAIVQIAVAHVHLERGNTRGATILLGEGIGRLRPSLPTALGLDLTALHKAVADRLSALQSGSDPEVLPPPRLLAAE
- a CDS encoding LptA/OstA family protein; the protein is MAGPSLAQEFVAPLEGPPSDDGLITIESDSQTADNITGVVTAIGNVRIVYPSRGMVATSRQAQYFSREGRLVLSGDVDVVQEDGSSLRAERVTYNLEDERAVAVPPSGEQVRSTMILRPDQPGQTPLTP
- the lptB gene encoding LPS export ABC transporter ATP-binding protein, which encodes MSLSLNRVSLSLGGRPLVKDLTLTLEPGEVIGLLGPNGAGKTTSFNLVIGLLKPDQGEVLMDGHPVASLSMPERARLGIGYLPQEPSVFRQLTVRENLELVLSQTGLAKPQARERLHQLIDDFHLQPFLNRKGFQLSGGERRRCEVARALAVGLEGPRYLLLDEPFAGVDPLAVADLQQLIQALRQRGMGILITDHNVRETLSITDRAYILTDGSVLASGLSDQVASDPLVRRHYLGEGFQL
- a CDS encoding LptF/LptG family permease; amino-acid sequence: MIQRIQTQLRRIPLLDRWLLGELIGPLLFAIAMFTVLAITVGALFELVRLISEKNLPVLIAIQVLLQRLPSFLVLSFPMATLFATLLAYGRLSSNSELTALRSVGVTSTRMIIPALVLAFLMTNLTFLFNDVLVPRSNRLAEVTLSSALGRAISTEKGNNIIYPRFGRVQEPDGSSSKGLLQLFYAGKFEDGIMTRVTLLDFSRVGFTQMLLAERGQWNEQEAKWEFLNGQILTLTPSGSTTSADFDRYLYPLSAAPIRIAQLPKDARNMTVAEALQAEQLLQNSGDLKGARKLQVRIQEKFTFPMACLVFGLIGASLGSKPNNRTNRGQGFALSIVMILTYYLLASSFSALGVKGTLTPILAAWSPILICLGGGGFLLRQASR
- the ccsB gene encoding c-type cytochrome biogenesis protein CcsB encodes the protein MGFSGLEAIVSEPVLLLGLMAFALLLAALPWSFWALSNGRSSSGVRSLIALSNLLLTAQLVLRWWQSGHFPISNLYESLCFLAWACTLTQLLVERNWSSPLVAAAATPMGLGCIAFASFALPDQLQQASPLVPALRSSWLVMHVSVIMVSYAALMVGSLLSVAVLLTDRGEELELRSSSIGTGAYRRPKVLATEGGVAVQNPPEVQLSSIHFSRTEQLDSLSYRTITVGFLLLTVGIISGAVWANEAWGSWWSWDPKETWALICWLVYAAYLHTRLSRGWQGRRPALVAASGLVVIVVCYIGVNLLGIGLHSYGWFFG